GAAGACAAAATCAGAGAACTAAATCCGGTTCATTGTTTCCGGCACTCGTGCGCCATCAATATGCTCAACTCGGGCTACAGCCTGACCGATATCAAAAACCATCTTGGCCATGAAAATCTTCAATCCACCATGGTCTACCTCAAACTGGACCTGACCAGAAAAAAAGAGTTGCAAAAAAAGTTCATTGAATACACCCAAAATCAGATTAAAGACGAAAAGCTTGATGAACTGATCAACTGGGAAAACGAGCAGGAAACTCTAAACTGGCTGGACAGCCTGTAAGGCTTAAGTACAGGCTCTGCCAAGCTTAAGTAGAGTTCATGCTGGCGATAAAAATTATGTTGCCTCCTAAAAAAAATTATGCTGCCTGTTCTTGTATCCAGCTGTTATCATTGAGGATACAAGACCAAGCCAAAAATCAAAGCATTTACATGTCTGTCAAGGGATTATACAAACTCGCAACATAAGGGACAGGTTCTTTAAGTTGCAGTGGGAAGCCTTCGGCCCTGATTCAACGAGGAAGTAACCATGTGGAGTGTAATCAAAATGGGAAAATTCTTAGGCGCAGATGTGGCAGAGTCAGAGCGTATCTTTTGGGAAGAATCAAAAGCACGTGAGTACGCTGCCCTGATAATCAGGCAGTCCGGTGTGTACGGAGTTATGATTGAGTTCTATGAACATAATTAGCTTAGGGAGGTAAGATTATGGTCTTACAGGATGCTCATGGAGTCTCAAGGATAGGCTCTAAGCTCAGATATGAAATTCGCAGAAATAAACAGTCCTTCCACGAGCGTAAGCATTATTTTTGGAAGCGCCAGGCGTATGCCTTATGGTGCGCTGTTGTAACACTGATTGGCTTTGTAATCCTCTGGTAATAGCCGGAGTAAAAAGAAGGGACATACGAGTGCCCTTCTTTTTAGCACAGCATACCCTTAGAAGGCAATTATTTAAACCTTGTCTCCAATTCTTGGATAACGCTTCAATAAGGCTTGCTTTCACCAAGTATACCCGCTAAAGAACTTAAAAAATACAAGGATGATAGTATGCCCGACCTTAAGGTTACCATTGGCTTTTCTCCGCAGAATATTGCTCCAACCAAGCAGACAGAAGCTATCCAGCAAAATTTGATAGAAATGAGCAGGTTCAAGGATTATATCTACGATCTGCATTTTCCTCATTACAACCCCCAGATCTGTGCCAGTGGCAGGCCTGTTAATTCCGAAGTATCTTTAGAGCAGGCAAAAAGCCTGACTATGGATATGATATCTTGGAATCACGAACATACAAAATTCAAGCTTACTCTGCTATTAAACTACCTCCTGCACGACAATTACAAAGTGGTGGTCGACAGTGTAGCCACCGAGTTTTATCCTAGAGGAATAAAAAGTGTTGTAGTAGCAGATATTGAACTTATAAAAAGACTTAAGGACAGGTTACCTGATCTAGATATCCAGGGTTCATGTCTTTCGCACAGGATGACTGTTGAGGAACTGGAACAGGAGCGCAAAGAAGGAGTGACTCTGCATAACCCATCAGTAAATATAATTCGTGACCCGGAACAGCTTAAGAAAAACGCTCTTGCTGGTTATCAATCAAAGGTTATAGCTTTTGAGGGTTGCCTAAACAAATGTCCTGATGAAAATTCCAGGTATGGTCACAGATGGTACTTGGCCCGAAGCCTCACTCAGGACAGTTCATTCTGTACAAAAACCAGGATCGCCTCTGATCCTAGGTACTTTTTTAAGGCAAATTGGGTAACAGTGAATAGATTCAAGGCTTTAAATGATTACATCGCTGTGGTAAAACTTCCTAGATGCAGAAGTAGCATATCGTTTGCCTTAGGTACTTTTATTGACGCTTACCACAATGGAACGACTTATAACGTGGTCGATTTTATCGGAGCCGGATACCAGATGTATCTTGCTCGAGACATTGGCAAGATTCCATCATATCTATTTGATGATGATTTTTTCAACACATTGCAAGGTTGCAAGATGGACTGCAAGGAACGCCAATGTAGATATTGTTTCTCCAAAATGGAACAGATAATGCGCACAAGCTACAAACAGAAAAGATTGTCTCGCCGATCAAGAAACAAAAGGCCACTGAGTACATGGCATGTAGACAAGACTCATCGCTCAGAAAAATCAATTTTATAAGGGAAAGTAATGAGGATATATACTTCTAATGGTCAAGTGACAAACTATGATAATGGTGACCTGAATTTCAACCGAGAACGGTTGTTAATCACACTCAAAGGCCATGACTGGTTAGCTGGATGGCATTGGGATCACTTGGCCTGCATTCTTCAAAACACTGTAAGTCTTATAGAGTCAGAGCATAAAAATACATGTAAGTTAAGCTTAATCTTCTCAAGTGGGCAGAGTGAAATATTATCTTTCCAGAATTTTCAGGCTGCTGAGTTGAAAATGGCTAACAGCTTAGTTGTGATTAGAGGCAGCAAAGAAACTGCAATTGTTAACCCTGATTTTCTCAATTGGTACAAACTTGAGGCGATATAATGAAATATAAATGCATGAAGATAGTTAGCTCGTTGTCCGAAGAGCACTTATTTGATTCTGTTCAAGATTTAAGA
The sequence above is drawn from the Desulfonatronovibrio magnus genome and encodes:
- a CDS encoding tyrosine-type recombinase/integrase, whose protein sequence is EDKIRELNPVHCFRHSCAINMLNSGYSLTDIKNHLGHENLQSTMVYLKLDLTRKKELQKKFIEYTQNQIKDEKLDELINWENEQETLNWLDSL